The Rhododendron vialii isolate Sample 1 chromosome 5a, ASM3025357v1 genome contains a region encoding:
- the LOC131326385 gene encoding uncharacterized protein LOC131326385, producing MTSPITYPVDDKDLDDAALWAVIDSAAAASLSSSTKSRKPLSLKQNHSPIPFSLPKNPSPPPNRFVKTPRNNPYSSPPNHNFRALTEGEVIEDPCPHQRPHKMARSSVSELSETSNVSPLVMVKHAQRMPSYSSPESREFSVPSGSECSPLSYGGSRGSEEKENVRQHSLSGQFPSVSLFKEYQNAAMAILEKSDYTMISGSPFIKKTGWRKISFYFNLSFEIKDKTIEFDENRNVLRAEFVVRAYMQGGRFSDGWGSCERREKRFLKPNHDIPSTAETRAKNKACQDLLGIGEYRPGGSHAQQ from the exons aTGACATCCCCAATCACCTACCCAGTGGATGACAAAGACCTCGACGACGCCGCCCTCTGGGCCGTCATCgactccgccgccgccgcctctctctcctcctccaccaaaTCCCGCAAACCTCTCTCCCTCAAACAGAACCACTCTCCCATCCCCTTCTCCCTTCCCAAAAATCCATCTCCACCCCCTAATAGATTCGTCAAAACCCCTAGGAACAACCCTTACTCCTCTCCGCCAAACCACAACTTCCGAGCCCTAACCGAAGGCGAGGTCATCGAGGATCCATGCCCCCACCAGCGGCCGCATAAGATGGCCAGGTCTTCCGTCTCGGAGCTGAGCGAGACGAGTAACGTTAGTCCTCTCGTTATGGTGAAGCACGCGCAGCGGATGCCGAGTTATTCGTCTCCTGAGAGCAGGGAGTTTTCGGTTCCCAGTGGTTCGGAGTGTTCGCCGCTGAGCTATGGAGGGAGCCGAGGGAGTGAGGAGAAAGAGAACGTGAGGCAACATAGCTTGTCTGGTCAGTTTCCATCCGTTTCGCTTTTCAAAGAATACCAGAATGCAGCCATGGCG ATTCTGGAGAAAAGTGATTACACTATGATTTCTGGGAGCccttttattaaaaagacaG GTTGGAGGAAGATATCGTTCTATTTCAATCTCTCTTTTGAGATTAAAGACAAGACCATTGAGTTTGATGAGAACCGGAATGTTCTTCGTGCTGAATTTGTGGTCCGAGCATACATGCA GGGTGGTAGGTTCTCAGATGGGTGGGGCTCGTGTGAACGGCGTGAGAAGAGATTCTTAAAACCAAATCATGATATTCCAAGCACAGCTGAAACTAGGGCAAAAAATAAAGCATGTCAG
- the LOC131326387 gene encoding uncharacterized protein LOC131326387: protein MEIASQFPDGSSPLATVEQIRNRLVRPPSLHSQSSTSSTRPREDAASCYSSRFDANSTTLRRKREDQGRNVANKRLEDYLDPTILAAIRAEIGGKYRKGGGERKLIKEEVEFEWPVDELKAWTEDLRSERGVVVKRRSDGEAVDLGDDVDVIRGGGDDDDDVGGMCCSPFQRFERTALKRFNG from the exons ATGGAGATTGCGAGCCAATTTCCCGACGGTTCGAGCCCTCTCGCCACCGTCGAACAGATCCGAAACCGCCTCGTTCGCCCTCCCTCTCTTCACTCTCAGTCATCAACCTCGTCAACCAGACCTCG GGAGGATGCCGCGAGTTGCTACTCGTCGCGCTTTGATGCGAATTCGACCACGTTACGGAGGAAAAGAGAAGATCAAGGGAGAAACGTTGCGAACAAGAGGCTTGAAGACTACTTGGATCCGACAATACTAGCTGCGATTCGAGCGGAAATCGGTGGGAAGTATCGgaagggaggaggagagaggaaaCTGATCAAGGAGGAGGTGGAATTTGAGTGGCCGGTTGACGAATTGAAGGCGTGGACGGAGGATTTGAGGAGCGAGAGAGGAGTCGTCGTGAAGCGGAGGAGCGACGGAGAAGCTGTTGATCTCGGAGATGATGTTGATGTGATTAGAGGCGGtggagacgacgacgacgacgtcGGCGGAATGTGTTGTAGTCCGTTTCAGCGGTTTGAGAGGACGGCGTTGAAGCGGTTTAATGGGTGA